One part of the Treponema peruense genome encodes these proteins:
- a CDS encoding ATP-dependent helicase C-terminal domain-containing protein yields the protein MSDIEKLPVYEYLDEICEKLKNSPSRFLVLTAETAAGKSTAVPVSLLKHFSGQILMLEPRRLAVVNIASRVSELLGDVPGGLCGYTVHLEKKVSPRTRFTVLTEAVLTRMMQSDPVLEGVSVVVIDEFHERSVHSDLALAFLKEAVALRDDLFVIVMSATIQTDHLCSYLGESFTGSDKGTDSVPFVPVMKIPGRRFPVTVEYEPNLSPSRAVIKVLSESVTVNKSVPKTVPVEENRKKSDTLSVPVNACPGQDILVFLPGIAEIRRTKTELESLLIGTYLEKGTEIFVLHSSVPFDEQKKILKGHSYSNSADCAEKRRVILSSSIAETSLTVPDVGIVIDCGLSRYNIFNQSLLMDTLVTRSESMFSAQQRAGRAGRMGPGRCIRLWRQSEPRPESLSPEILRSDLNSLVLECAEWGVSSREGLSWLDVPSESAWNSAVQVLELLGCLKEGKITELGRACLFLGLNPRVACVALSGIPFGKVELSTCIAVKCALGGTVTDRMQQMYEQDLKKRVQIYARNPQVVDIFALEFTEFSTGCALLCGYPDRLAVADVENRGRYKFASGREAVCSEKGRSAYGGSLSTYIVAPEVDAGSSCARIYDWASVDEAAALSFMNSRAHSFSTAAFSSDGKLVKTEGRAYGKIILESRRSAVSEEDYSKAVCAAVKADGIEWLPLEKNSMDFLKRCGFYAENCGSGEDGFRLKLKNLALNAEEWLVPFIPRGEKVNAQSVYNALYWYLDGAKVCECVPAEITLENGRHRKLLYEKNGDKTVPVLEVIIQQVFGCFSTPRVMGVPVLMRLLSPARRPLQGTTDLENFWNGTWKEICSEMKGRYPKHNWDYTVSEGE from the coding sequence ATGTCTGATATTGAAAAACTGCCGGTTTATGAGTACCTGGATGAAATCTGTGAAAAACTGAAGAATTCCCCTTCCCGCTTTCTTGTGCTGACTGCAGAAACGGCCGCCGGAAAATCTACTGCAGTACCTGTAAGTTTACTAAAGCATTTTTCGGGACAGATACTGATGCTTGAACCCCGCCGCCTGGCTGTTGTAAATATTGCTTCACGGGTTTCCGAACTTTTGGGAGACGTACCCGGCGGCCTTTGTGGCTATACTGTTCATCTTGAAAAAAAAGTAAGCCCCAGAACACGCTTTACGGTGCTTACAGAGGCTGTTCTTACGCGCATGATGCAGTCTGACCCTGTTTTGGAAGGTGTGTCGGTTGTTGTAATTGATGAGTTCCATGAAAGAAGTGTACATTCAGATTTGGCACTGGCTTTTCTTAAAGAAGCCGTGGCTTTGCGGGATGACCTTTTTGTAATAGTTATGTCGGCAACTATTCAGACAGATCACCTTTGTTCTTATCTTGGTGAGTCGTTTACGGGGTCAGATAAGGGTACAGATTCTGTACCCTTTGTTCCTGTAATGAAAATTCCGGGCAGACGCTTTCCTGTTACTGTGGAATATGAGCCCAATCTGTCACCGTCGCGTGCTGTTATTAAGGTTTTGTCTGAATCTGTCACCGTTAATAAATCTGTACCCAAAACTGTACCTGTTGAAGAAAATAGGAAGAAATCTGACACCTTATCTGTACCTGTAAATGCTTGCCCGGGTCAGGACATTCTTGTATTTTTGCCTGGAATTGCAGAAATAAGGCGTACTAAAACCGAGCTGGAATCGCTGTTAATAGGTACATATTTGGAGAAGGGTACAGAAATTTTTGTTCTTCACAGCTCTGTACCCTTTGACGAGCAGAAGAAAATTCTTAAAGGACACAGCTACTCAAATTCTGCGGATTGTGCAGAAAAAAGGCGCGTAATTCTGAGCAGTTCCATTGCAGAAACGTCTCTCACAGTACCTGACGTTGGGATTGTCATTGATTGTGGTTTAAGCCGCTACAATATTTTTAACCAGTCACTTCTTATGGACACTCTGGTGACCCGCAGTGAAAGTATGTTCAGCGCGCAGCAGAGGGCAGGACGTGCAGGCCGTATGGGTCCGGGTCGCTGTATAAGGCTCTGGAGGCAGTCTGAACCGCGTCCCGAGTCGTTGTCGCCCGAAATTCTTCGCAGTGATCTGAATTCACTTGTTCTTGAGTGTGCGGAATGGGGTGTTTCTTCGCGAGAAGGTCTTTCTTGGCTTGATGTGCCGTCAGAGTCTGCGTGGAACAGTGCCGTGCAGGTTTTGGAACTTTTGGGCTGCCTTAAGGAAGGCAAAATTACTGAGTTGGGTAGGGCATGTCTTTTTCTGGGACTGAACCCGCGTGTTGCATGCGTTGCGTTAAGCGGAATTCCGTTTGGAAAAGTGGAGTTATCCACATGTATCGCGGTAAAATGTGCACTGGGTGGGACGGTGACAGACAGAATGCAGCAAATGTATGAGCAGGACCTTAAAAAACGGGTACAGATTTACGCAAGAAATCCACAGGTTGTGGATATTTTTGCACTTGAATTCACAGAATTTTCCACAGGTTGTGCACTTTTGTGTGGATATCCCGACCGATTGGCAGTTGCGGATGTGGAAAACCGAGGCAGATATAAATTTGCCTCCGGGCGTGAGGCAGTTTGTTCTGAAAAAGGCAGATCGGCTTACGGCGGCTCGCTTAGCACTTATATTGTTGCTCCTGAAGTTGATGCCGGCAGTTCGTGCGCGCGCATTTATGACTGGGCTTCTGTTGACGAGGCTGCAGCTTTGTCTTTTATGAACAGCCGCGCGCACAGTTTTTCTACAGCAGCATTTTCTTCTGACGGCAAACTGGTCAAGACAGAAGGCCGGGCATACGGTAAAATAATTTTGGAGAGCCGCCGTTCTGCGGTTAGCGAAGAGGATTATTCTAAAGCTGTATGCGCTGCGGTTAAGGCTGACGGGATAGAATGGCTTCCGCTTGAAAAAAACAGCATGGATTTTTTGAAACGGTGCGGGTTTTATGCCGAAAATTGCGGTTCCGGGGAAGACGGGTTCAGGCTTAAATTGAAAAATCTTGCTCTTAATGCAGAAGAATGGCTTGTTCCTTTTATTCCGCGAGGTGAAAAAGTGAATGCGCAGTCTGTTTATAATGCCCTGTACTGGTATCTGGACGGCGCTAAGGTATGTGAATGTGTTCCGGCTGAAATTACGCTTGAAAACGGGCGGCACCGTAAACTTTTGTATGAAAAAAACGGTGACAAAACTGTACCCGTTCTTGAAGTGATTATCCAGCAGGTGTTCGGGTGCTTTTCTACGCCGCGTGTGATGGGAGTTCCTGTACTGATGCGGCTGCTTTCTCCTGCCAGGCGGCCGCTTCAGGGTACTACAGATTTGGAAAACTTTTGGAATGGTACTTGGAAAGAAATTTGCTCTGAAATGAAGGGGCGCTATCCAAAGCATAACTGGGATTATACTGTGAGTGAGGGGGAATAA
- a CDS encoding GNAT family N-acetyltransferase produces MNKAELNNIELHKVEFRNACAGDIDSIMDVEREAFIPEINESRSVFLERMNVFPEGFFVLLDEGEVCGYFCCEIWKDVPSGKLSFVLGHSAAASHCYEGGVLYISSVALLKKCRGRGLGKRMFAECVSRVLQKFPGVRECVLLVCEKWGAARRIYEDMSFCEYGRLEDFFPSAARAFGEGRDSLEKTGGFDCGILMKTDRESLEKSVGNVSGGNV; encoded by the coding sequence TTGAATAAGGCTGAATTGAATAATATTGAATTGCACAAGGTAGAATTCAGAAATGCGTGTGCTGGTGACATTGACTCAATTATGGACGTGGAAAGGGAAGCTTTTATTCCCGAAATAAACGAAAGCCGCAGTGTTTTTCTGGAAAGAATGAATGTTTTTCCTGAAGGATTTTTTGTTCTTTTGGATGAAGGAGAGGTGTGCGGTTACTTTTGCTGCGAAATATGGAAAGACGTTCCGAGCGGTAAGCTGTCGTTTGTTTTGGGACATTCGGCGGCGGCCAGTCACTGTTACGAAGGCGGCGTACTTTATATAAGTTCGGTGGCTTTGCTTAAAAAATGCCGGGGACGCGGTTTGGGCAAGCGCATGTTTGCAGAGTGTGTTTCACGGGTTTTGCAGAAGTTCCCCGGTGTTCGTGAATGCGTGCTGCTTGTGTGCGAAAAGTGGGGAGCCGCCAGACGCATTTACGAAGATATGTCTTTTTGCGAATACGGCCGTCTTGAGGACTTTTTTCCTTCGGCTGCGCGTGCTTTTGGTGAAGGCCGTGACAGTTTGGAAAAAACAGGCGGCTTTGACTGCGGGATTTTAATGAAAACAGACAGAGAGTCTTTGGAAAAAAGTGTGGGAAATGTTTCGGGAGGAAATGTATGA
- the rocF gene encoding arginase → MNVHILEMPLDYGGRRHGSDMGPSAIRLAGLREKIESLGHNVFVNKKGFNIVAQEYADAGSNPKAKYLDAIVDACTDLAREVEAVSDTGDFPLVLGGDHSIALGTLAGLGASYKKSGKKLGVLYVDAHGDFNTAETSSTGNIHGECMAASAGYGLERLVNLYYEGRKVDPKNICYVGIRDLDPGEKKLMHEAGVTVFTISDIDRMGFSEIIKKVKVFFKTHCDTVHISFDMDSLDPSIAPGTGVPVPGGLSYREALLLMEDMSSLGMVRSMEIVEVNPILDVRNDTAAMAVALAARILGEKLF, encoded by the coding sequence ATGAATGTTCATATTTTGGAAATGCCACTGGATTATGGCGGACGGCGTCATGGCAGCGATATGGGGCCTTCGGCTATTCGTCTGGCGGGGCTGCGCGAAAAGATTGAAAGTCTTGGGCATAATGTTTTTGTAAACAAAAAAGGCTTTAACATTGTTGCGCAGGAATATGCCGATGCAGGTTCAAATCCGAAGGCAAAGTATCTTGATGCTATTGTTGATGCCTGTACAGATCTGGCACGCGAAGTAGAGGCCGTCAGTGACACGGGGGATTTTCCGCTTGTGCTTGGAGGCGACCATTCGATAGCGCTCGGTACACTTGCAGGACTGGGTGCTTCATACAAAAAGAGCGGAAAAAAACTGGGCGTTCTTTACGTGGATGCACATGGCGACTTTAACACCGCAGAAACTTCTTCTACGGGAAACATTCACGGCGAGTGTATGGCTGCGAGCGCGGGTTACGGACTGGAGCGGCTGGTGAATCTGTATTATGAAGGCCGTAAGGTTGATCCCAAAAACATCTGCTATGTGGGAATACGTGATCTTGATCCCGGGGAGAAAAAACTTATGCATGAAGCAGGCGTTACTGTTTTTACGATAAGTGACATTGACCGCATGGGATTTTCTGAAATTATAAAAAAAGTTAAGGTGTTTTTCAAAACCCACTGTGATACAGTGCACATCAGTTTTGATATGGACTCGCTGGATCCTTCCATTGCACCTGGTACCGGTGTTCCTGTTCCGGGGGGACTTAGTTACAGGGAAGCGCTTCTTTTGATGGAAGACATGAGTTCACTTGGAATGGTGCGTTCAATGGAGATTGTAGAAGTGAACCCTATTCTTGATGTAAGAAACGACACTGCGGCTATGGCTGTTGCTCTGGCTGCACGTATTCTTGGGGAAAAACTTTTTTAG
- a CDS encoding GntR family transcriptional regulator, whose amino-acid sequence MKDFELDKDSKRKLYYQLFREISGQIENNTLKTGTKLPSVRVMSQKQGISKNTVTKAYEELEKAGYITSVPKSGFFVKKPGETLELNSINTNQEDQIPTVESIMDAAVESKKDTFVMADPFDSEEDTRNEPTVPKQSESAPIILSSGQVIQSSAELNSELNKTSLSTPEQELSELYRQAFIKNKQHKVNKEDSLIGDETLRIAVAAFLYNFRKTDVNPANIIIGTDIKQLIFNILSLPSLSENGIKSQGHGLLQLAELSSGNGHPNVNPSIAICEGTERTMKKILSLTGKPVKEIPQDDSGMNFDFLVTSGATMVFTTPTDVPPSDSPLKDLDSRRNEILSWVTAEPYRYIIEYDTSTCSEDATPFLHENSDKVIYTNSFETSTFGTIKAAFAVLPKKLAEEYKSRYEGFECPLSSLNQTVISDILLSGKLQKYLDELEQL is encoded by the coding sequence TTGAAAGATTTTGAACTCGACAAAGACAGCAAAAGAAAATTGTACTATCAGCTTTTCCGCGAAATATCCGGGCAGATAGAAAACAACACTCTCAAAACAGGAACAAAATTACCTTCAGTGCGCGTAATGTCCCAGAAACAAGGCATAAGCAAAAATACAGTAACAAAAGCATATGAAGAACTCGAAAAAGCCGGCTACATTACATCTGTACCCAAAAGCGGCTTCTTTGTAAAAAAACCGGGAGAAACATTAGAATTGAACTCAATCAACACAAACCAGGAAGACCAGATTCCCACAGTAGAATCAATAATGGACGCCGCCGTTGAATCAAAAAAAGACACTTTTGTAATGGCAGACCCGTTTGATTCAGAAGAAGACACACGCAACGAACCAACTGTACCCAAACAAAGCGAATCTGCACCCATAATATTAAGTTCAGGCCAGGTAATCCAGTCTTCTGCTGAATTGAATTCAGAACTGAACAAAACGTCTCTTTCAACCCCCGAACAGGAACTTTCAGAACTTTACAGACAGGCATTCATAAAAAACAAACAGCACAAAGTAAACAAAGAAGACTCTTTGATTGGAGACGAAACTCTCAGAATCGCAGTAGCTGCATTCCTATACAACTTCCGCAAAACAGACGTAAACCCGGCAAACATAATAATCGGGACAGACATAAAGCAGCTTATATTCAACATACTGTCACTCCCGTCTCTTTCAGAAAACGGAATAAAATCACAGGGACACGGTCTTCTCCAACTTGCAGAACTTTCTTCAGGAAACGGACATCCAAACGTAAATCCTTCAATTGCAATCTGCGAAGGAACAGAAAGGACAATGAAAAAAATACTCTCACTTACCGGAAAGCCCGTAAAAGAAATTCCGCAGGATGACTCAGGAATGAACTTTGACTTCCTTGTCACAAGCGGCGCAACAATGGTTTTTACAACACCAACCGATGTTCCCCCAAGCGACAGTCCGTTAAAAGATTTGGATTCCAGAAGAAACGAAATTCTTTCATGGGTCACAGCCGAACCTTACAGATACATAATAGAATACGACACATCCACCTGTTCCGAAGACGCTACACCCTTCCTTCACGAAAATTCCGACAAGGTAATTTACACAAACTCTTTTGAAACTTCCACATTTGGAACAATAAAAGCGGCTTTTGCAGTTCTTCCAAAAAAACTTGCAGAAGAATACAAATCACGCTATGAAGGATTCGAATGCCCGCTTTCGTCACTTAACCAGACAGTTATTTCGGATATTCTTCTGAGTGGAAAACTCCAGAAGTACCTGGATGAACTTGAACAGCTCTAA
- a CDS encoding histidinol-phosphatase — protein sequence MNPISNFHTHTQLCNHAEGTPLDYVEQAIREGCTQLGFSDHCPYPDSFDDCWPNIRMSIDEVPTYLEWIEEAKEAAPFPVYTGYECEWDSDFSAWYSDDLKSTYKADYLVLGPHWVTDGSSHIYAPDIDNPMLLNKYIDQTIDGMRSGNFAFVAHPDLFMAGYKEWDEQSKACLQAILDAACDLDLPLEINGLGITRTPSDTRRGIRYAYPYCEFWEMVSRSNARVICNSDAHHPSDVIFNAWKARDFASRFCLTPIEKPDF from the coding sequence ATGAACCCAATATCAAATTTTCATACACACACACAGCTTTGCAATCATGCAGAAGGAACGCCCCTCGACTATGTTGAACAGGCAATCCGTGAAGGCTGCACACAGCTTGGATTTTCAGACCATTGCCCTTACCCGGACTCTTTCGATGACTGCTGGCCCAACATAAGAATGTCCATAGATGAAGTTCCCACTTACCTTGAATGGATAGAAGAAGCAAAAGAAGCCGCTCCGTTCCCCGTCTACACAGGCTACGAATGTGAATGGGACAGCGATTTTTCGGCATGGTATTCTGACGACCTCAAATCTACTTACAAAGCAGACTATCTTGTTCTGGGGCCACACTGGGTAACAGACGGTTCAAGCCACATTTACGCGCCCGACATAGACAACCCCATGCTTCTCAACAAATACATTGACCAGACAATAGACGGCATGCGTTCCGGAAACTTCGCCTTTGTAGCACACCCCGACCTTTTTATGGCAGGCTACAAAGAATGGGACGAACAGTCAAAAGCATGCCTTCAGGCCATACTCGATGCAGCCTGCGATCTTGACCTGCCGCTCGAAATAAACGGACTCGGAATAACACGCACACCAAGTGACACCCGCCGCGGAATCCGCTACGCCTATCCGTACTGCGAATTCTGGGAAATGGTATCGCGCTCAAACGCAAGAGTAATCTGCAATTCAGACGCACACCATCCTTCAGACGTAATATTCAACGCATGGAAGGCTCGCGACTTTGCCTCAAGATTCTGTCTGACGCCAATAGAAAAGCCCGACTTCTGA
- a CDS encoding ABC transporter ATP-binding protein, translating to MGTDIKTNPNTGTVKGTDIGTETGTVLQTATDNGTDTHTLSAKNLTASWNKKNVLQNINLDLNTKEFVCLSGPNGSGKSTLLTLMAGIRKNGLKGTDILLDSVPLKALSRLKITSHIAYLTQAEFPAWNYTARDVVLTGRFGRAKSGIYTPIDYAAAEEAIKKVQIQNLADKNILSLSGGEYQKVRIARALAQNTAFLLLDEPVANLDFAYQNDLLALLKELAHSENKGILVCIHDLNTAARFADRLALLQKNGSLVSGSLDQVMSPQILEQIYGHKFSTFIHPGYKCLQAYEI from the coding sequence ATGGGTACAGATATAAAAACAAATCCAAATACAGGTACAGTTAAAGGCACAGATATAGGTACAGAAACGGGTACAGTTTTACAAACAGCGACAGATAATGGTACAGATACACACACTCTCAGCGCCAAAAATCTAACAGCCTCGTGGAACAAAAAAAACGTACTACAGAACATAAACCTTGACCTTAACACAAAAGAATTTGTCTGTCTTTCTGGCCCAAACGGAAGCGGAAAATCCACTCTCCTTACACTCATGGCCGGCATTAGGAAAAACGGCCTTAAGGGTACAGATATTCTGCTCGATTCTGTCCCCCTAAAAGCACTGTCACGCCTTAAAATAACAAGCCACATCGCTTACCTGACACAAGCTGAATTCCCCGCGTGGAATTACACCGCCCGCGACGTTGTGCTAACCGGGAGATTCGGGCGCGCGAAATCAGGCATATACACACCCATCGATTACGCCGCCGCAGAAGAAGCCATAAAAAAGGTACAGATACAAAACCTTGCCGACAAAAACATTCTGTCCCTGTCCGGCGGCGAGTACCAAAAAGTAAGAATAGCGCGCGCCCTCGCGCAGAACACGGCCTTTCTTCTGCTGGACGAACCGGTCGCCAACCTTGACTTTGCATACCAAAACGACCTTCTCGCACTCCTTAAAGAACTGGCACACAGCGAAAACAAAGGCATACTCGTCTGCATACACGACCTTAATACAGCCGCACGCTTCGCAGACAGACTGGCCCTTCTCCAGAAAAACGGCTCCCTTGTTTCAGGCTCCCTTGACCAAGTTATGTCACCGCAAATTCTTGAACAAATCTACGGTCACAAGTTCAGCACATTTATTCACCCGGGATACAAATGCCTGCAGGCCTACGAAATTTAA
- a CDS encoding FecCD family ABC transporter permease, protein MKTATKFTLLTIILLLTAALSIALGATNLDFKQLLANTNTAAQNILLQIRLPRTLLAATAGIMLGGSGAAFQLLFRNPLAEPGILGITSGATLGAVSAACFAGGAILNAGSFLGALIAGLAVALLSQTREASTTAILLCGTALGTLYSALTSITLSLNSQKIQSMYIWMLGSFSGRGWNELKLVAIPALISIPALLLLSPKLDLLYAGETTAASLGLEVQKLRTQTLLAGTLAASAAVCAGGTIGFIGLIAPHCARKLAGPKALVHLPASMLCGAIILLISDTVCRTAAAPAEIPVGTVTALLGAPFFVWLLLSKK, encoded by the coding sequence ATGAAAACCGCCACCAAATTCACTCTGCTAACAATTATCCTCTTACTGACTGCTGCTCTCTCCATCGCGCTCGGTGCCACAAATCTGGACTTCAAACAGCTCCTCGCAAACACAAACACGGCGGCGCAGAATATTCTGCTGCAAATTCGACTGCCACGAACACTACTTGCAGCCACAGCAGGCATAATGCTCGGTGGATCCGGCGCCGCCTTTCAGCTTTTATTCCGAAACCCGCTCGCAGAACCTGGCATCCTGGGAATCACATCGGGCGCAACACTTGGCGCGGTAAGTGCAGCATGCTTTGCAGGAGGCGCAATACTAAACGCGGGATCTTTTTTAGGAGCCCTCATCGCAGGCCTTGCAGTGGCACTCCTTTCACAAACACGCGAAGCTTCAACTACAGCCATACTCCTCTGCGGAACAGCACTCGGAACATTGTATTCCGCACTTACATCAATAACACTTTCCCTCAATTCCCAAAAAATCCAGTCAATGTACATCTGGATGCTCGGAAGCTTCAGCGGGCGCGGCTGGAACGAACTCAAACTTGTTGCAATACCCGCACTCATTTCAATACCGGCGCTTCTTTTACTAAGCCCAAAACTCGACTTACTCTACGCAGGCGAAACAACAGCTGCGTCCCTTGGACTTGAAGTACAAAAACTCAGAACGCAGACACTCCTCGCAGGAACACTTGCAGCATCAGCGGCAGTTTGCGCAGGCGGAACAATCGGTTTTATAGGACTCATTGCCCCGCATTGTGCCAGAAAACTTGCAGGACCAAAAGCTCTTGTACATTTACCGGCATCCATGTTGTGTGGAGCCATAATTCTTCTCATATCAGACACTGTTTGCAGAACAGCCGCCGCACCTGCAGAAATTCCAGTCGGAACAGTCACAGCACTTCTTGGCGCACCGTTTTTTGTATGGCTGCTCCTTTCAAAAAAATAA
- a CDS encoding ABC transporter substrate-binding protein, whose translation MQKQKAQNKQNKLNKTKKTRALILAAAAIISLTASLLAAGCAKTKSAVPLTKTDSSQTANAQTVAAASPRYVPKRIVVLSPSAAEILCEIGAYSQIAARTDFCDWPEQMQQKPSVGGFSEKSLSIEKIISYSPDMVYGSEGMHDFAKPQLESAGIKVYLSKAESVSSIIQEIIYMGELTGHTKKANELAQSIQNAFTAAQNKTQVQQSLSKQKNVYYEVWNSPYMSAGKSSYITEIIQAAGGTNIFSSLQSQYPLVSEEAIIAANPDVIILPDSNGISPSQVEQRPGWNTISAVKNKKIYTINADIISRPGPRITLALKQVEQILCDNSIPAPQTSAPTQTASLQ comes from the coding sequence GTGCAAAAACAAAAAGCGCAGAACAAGCAGAATAAATTGAACAAAACAAAAAAAACGCGCGCACTTATTTTGGCAGCCGCAGCAATAATTTCGTTAACAGCGTCATTACTTGCTGCCGGCTGTGCAAAAACAAAAAGCGCAGTTCCATTAACAAAAACCGACTCTTCCCAAACTGCAAATGCACAAACCGTTGCCGCCGCTTCCCCGCGCTACGTTCCAAAACGCATAGTCGTTCTTTCACCGTCTGCGGCCGAAATCCTTTGTGAAATAGGCGCATATAGTCAGATTGCTGCCCGAACAGACTTCTGCGACTGGCCAGAACAAATGCAGCAAAAACCAAGCGTCGGCGGCTTTTCAGAAAAATCGCTCAGCATAGAAAAAATAATTTCCTATTCACCGGACATGGTTTACGGTTCAGAAGGAATGCACGACTTTGCAAAACCACAGCTCGAATCAGCCGGAATAAAAGTCTATCTGTCAAAAGCTGAATCAGTTTCTTCTATTATACAGGAAATTATTTACATGGGGGAACTCACCGGCCACACAAAAAAAGCAAACGAACTTGCGCAAAGCATACAAAACGCATTCACCGCAGCACAAAACAAAACGCAAGTCCAACAGTCTCTCTCCAAACAAAAAAACGTCTATTACGAAGTATGGAATTCACCCTACATGAGCGCCGGAAAATCTTCCTATATAACAGAAATAATTCAGGCCGCCGGAGGAACAAATATATTTTCCTCTCTGCAATCGCAGTATCCGCTCGTGTCAGAAGAAGCAATAATTGCCGCAAACCCCGACGTAATAATTCTTCCAGACTCAAACGGAATTTCCCCTTCACAGGTAGAACAGCGCCCGGGCTGGAACACAATAAGCGCCGTAAAAAACAAAAAAATCTACACAATAAACGCAGACATAATTTCACGTCCGGGACCAAGAATCACTCTTGCACTAAAACAAGTTGAACAAATCCTGTGCGACAACAGCATCCCCGCTCCACAAACCAGCGCCCCAACCCAAACCGCATCTCTGCAATAA
- the pyrE gene encoding orotate phosphoribosyltransferase, whose amino-acid sequence MEQYKKEFIDFMVECKVLKFGSFTLKSGRKSPFFMNAGAYVTGSQLAKLGEFYAHAIHDNFGDNFDVLFGPAYKGIPLSVATVIAYQKLFGKEIRYCSNRKEAKDHGADKGNLLGSEIHDGDRIVIIEDVTTSGKSIEETYPVVKAQGTTPDAITIVGEMVSLNRMERALDSQKSALDAITEKYGFPARAIVTMKDVVEYLYKPGQNGIITDELKKEIDAYYAEWGAR is encoded by the coding sequence ATGGAACAGTATAAAAAAGAATTCATTGACTTCATGGTCGAGTGCAAAGTACTCAAATTCGGTTCGTTCACCCTCAAAAGCGGACGCAAATCACCCTTCTTCATGAACGCAGGTGCATACGTAACAGGCAGCCAGCTCGCAAAACTCGGCGAATTCTACGCGCACGCAATACACGACAACTTCGGAGACAACTTCGACGTATTGTTCGGCCCCGCATACAAGGGAATTCCGCTCAGTGTAGCAACCGTCATCGCTTACCAGAAACTGTTCGGCAAAGAAATACGCTACTGCTCAAACAGAAAAGAAGCAAAAGACCACGGTGCAGACAAAGGAAATCTGCTCGGAAGTGAAATACACGACGGTGACCGCATAGTAATAATAGAAGACGTAACCACTTCAGGAAAATCCATCGAAGAAACATATCCCGTAGTAAAAGCCCAGGGAACAACACCCGACGCAATAACAATTGTAGGAGAAATGGTTTCGCTCAACAGAATGGAACGCGCACTCGACTCACAAAAGAGCGCACTGGACGCAATAACAGAAAAATACGGCTTCCCTGCACGCGCAATCGTAACAATGAAAGACGTAGTTGAATATCTTTACAAACCCGGCCAGAACGGAATAATTACCGACGAACTCAAAAAAGAAATCGACGCTTACTACGCAGAATGGGGCGCCCGGTAA